The Nocardia sp. BMG111209 genome includes a window with the following:
- the ilvA gene encoding threonine ammonia-lyase, with the protein MTLIEWKDVAAAARLLEPVIRRTPLVASRVLSEHTGFQVLLKCENLQRTGSFKPRGAYNRIANLPAADRARGVVAASAGNHAQGVAWAATALGIPATVFMPIGASLPKLSATRAYGATVHQVGDTVDQALAAAREFADRTGATMIHPFDHADVVAGQATVGLELLEQMPDVQTVLVPLGGGGLLAGIATVLHHRAPHVRVIGVQADAAAAWPESLDVGKPVALQWMSTMADGIAVGMPGAVPFEHVAKYAADVVTVDEDALSGALLLCMERAKLVVEPAGAAAVAALLAHGPEGLGVTGPVCAVVSGGNVDPLLLTRMIGHGLAAGGRYLAMRITIPDRPGSLGRMLAEIGRVGASVFEIAHSRTGAWLAIDEAEVAITVETRGRTHRDEVLQALRDSGYTVRVQD; encoded by the coding sequence ATGACGCTGATCGAGTGGAAGGATGTGGCGGCGGCCGCCCGGTTGCTGGAACCGGTGATCCGCCGCACCCCGCTGGTCGCGTCGCGGGTCCTGTCCGAACACACCGGCTTCCAGGTGTTGCTGAAGTGCGAGAACCTGCAGCGCACCGGATCGTTCAAGCCGCGCGGCGCCTACAACCGGATCGCGAATCTGCCCGCGGCCGACCGAGCCCGCGGGGTGGTCGCGGCCAGCGCCGGCAACCACGCGCAGGGCGTCGCCTGGGCGGCGACCGCGCTCGGTATCCCGGCCACGGTGTTCATGCCGATCGGCGCGTCGCTGCCGAAACTGTCCGCGACCCGGGCCTACGGGGCCACCGTGCACCAGGTCGGCGACACCGTGGACCAGGCGCTCGCGGCGGCGCGGGAATTCGCGGATCGCACCGGCGCCACCATGATCCACCCGTTCGACCACGCGGATGTGGTCGCCGGTCAGGCGACGGTCGGCCTGGAACTGCTCGAGCAGATGCCCGACGTGCAGACCGTGCTGGTGCCGCTGGGCGGCGGCGGACTGCTCGCGGGCATCGCCACGGTCCTGCACCACCGCGCGCCGCACGTGCGGGTGATCGGCGTCCAGGCGGATGCCGCGGCGGCCTGGCCGGAATCCCTGGATGTCGGTAAACCCGTTGCGCTGCAATGGATGTCGACGATGGCCGACGGTATCGCGGTGGGTATGCCCGGTGCCGTGCCGTTCGAGCACGTCGCGAAGTACGCCGCCGACGTCGTCACCGTCGACGAGGACGCGCTGTCCGGTGCGCTGCTGTTGTGCATGGAACGCGCGAAACTGGTGGTCGAGCCCGCCGGCGCCGCCGCGGTCGCGGCGCTGCTCGCCCACGGGCCGGAGGGGCTCGGCGTCACCGGGCCGGTGTGCGCGGTCGTCTCCGGCGGCAATGTCGATCCGCTGCTGCTGACCCGGATGATCGGGCACGGCCTCGCCGCGGGCGGCCGCTATCTGGCCATGCGCATCACCATCCCGGACCGGCCGGGCAGTCTGGGCCGGATGCTGGCCGAGATCGGCCGGGTCGGGGCGAGCGTGTTCGAGATCGCGCACTCCCGCACCGGCGCCTGGCTGGCGATCGACGAGGCCGAGGTCGCGATCACCGTGGAGACCCGCGGCCGGACCCATCGCGACGAGGTGCTGCAGGCCCTGCGCGACTCCGGCTACACCGTCCGGGTACAGGACTGA
- a CDS encoding geranyl diphosphate 2-C-methyltransferase, with the protein MTMLDPQSQSVLRTTYQRSVAEYWNNNPNDDRVNTKLGEVDGLYHHHYGIGEPDWSVLEGPDRTRQDRIVRDLHRLETAQAELLLDHLGDVRPGDSLMDGGSGRGGTSFMANQRFGCRVDGVTISEYQVGFANEQARERGVADKVRFHFRNMLETGFETGSKRGIWTNETTMYVDLNELFAEFSRLLEPGGRYVCITGCSNDVIGGKSSSVSWIDAHYGCMIHPRSEYFRAMAANNLVPVNVVDLTAATIPYWELRTHSELATGVEKPFLTSYKEGSFQYLLIAADKVGR; encoded by the coding sequence ATGACCATGCTCGACCCCCAATCCCAGTCGGTCCTGCGCACCACCTATCAGCGGTCGGTCGCCGAGTACTGGAACAACAATCCGAACGACGATCGGGTGAACACCAAGCTGGGTGAGGTGGACGGCCTCTACCACCACCACTACGGGATCGGTGAGCCGGACTGGTCGGTGCTGGAGGGCCCCGACCGCACCCGGCAGGACCGGATCGTCCGCGATCTGCACCGGCTGGAGACGGCCCAGGCCGAACTGCTGCTGGATCACCTGGGCGACGTGCGCCCCGGCGACAGCCTGATGGACGGCGGATCCGGCCGCGGCGGCACCAGTTTCATGGCCAATCAGCGCTTCGGCTGCCGGGTGGACGGGGTCACCATCTCCGAATACCAGGTGGGGTTCGCCAACGAGCAGGCCCGCGAGCGCGGCGTGGCCGACAAGGTGCGCTTCCACTTCCGCAACATGCTCGAGACCGGATTCGAGACCGGCAGCAAGCGCGGCATCTGGACCAACGAGACCACGATGTACGTCGACCTGAACGAGCTGTTCGCGGAGTTCTCGCGGCTGCTCGAGCCCGGTGGCCGCTACGTGTGCATCACCGGCTGCTCCAACGACGTCATCGGCGGCAAATCCTCCTCGGTGAGCTGGATCGACGCGCACTACGGCTGCATGATCCACCCGCGCAGCGAGTACTTCCGGGCGATGGCGGCCAACAACCTGGTCCCGGTGAACGTGGTCGACCTGACCGCCGCGACGATCCCCTACTGGGAACTGCGCACCCATTCCGAGCTGGCGACCGGCGTGGAGAAACCCTTCCTCACCTCGTACAAGGAGGGGAGCTTCCAGTACCTGCTCATCGCCGCCGATAAGGTGGGTAGGTGA
- a CDS encoding NCS1 family nucleobase:cation symporter-1 encodes MTETINPAAPAPAAAVVGVPDGYDPRLTNEDLAPLRSQSWGTYNIFAFWMSDVHSVGGYVTAGSLFALGLASWQVLLALLIGITIVYGLCNLVAAPSQRAGVPYPVVCRSAFGVLGANIPAIIRGLMAVAWYGIQTYLASAALIVVAIKLWPGLAPYAKVGDYGFLGLSLLGWGAYLLLWVIQACVFWRGMEAIRRFVDFCGPAVYLVMFALCGYLVYKAGWGAVNLSLGDVKYHGLDAVPVMLGAIALVVSYFCGPMLNFGDFARYSKSLNAVRRGNLLGLPINFLAFSIIVVMTASLTIPVYGKLITDPVETVARIDSTFAIVLGALTFTIATIGINIVANFISPAFDFSNVSPQRISWRAGGMIAAAGSVVITPWNLYNNPDVIHYTLEVLGAFIGPLFGVLICDYYLIRKRHIVVDDLFTMSSAGSYWYRKGYNPAAVAATVIGAVFAVFPVLFTHLTGMYTAAQYSWFIGCGVALVVYRLVAPRFVTLPAGV; translated from the coding sequence ATGACCGAGACCATCAACCCTGCCGCGCCGGCGCCCGCCGCCGCGGTCGTCGGCGTACCGGACGGGTACGACCCCCGCCTGACCAACGAAGATCTGGCGCCGCTGCGCTCCCAGTCCTGGGGCACCTACAACATCTTCGCGTTCTGGATGTCCGACGTGCACAGCGTCGGCGGCTACGTCACCGCCGGCAGCCTGTTCGCCCTGGGCCTGGCCAGCTGGCAGGTGCTGCTCGCGCTGCTGATCGGCATCACCATCGTGTACGGGCTGTGCAATCTGGTCGCCGCGCCGAGCCAGCGGGCCGGGGTGCCGTATCCGGTGGTGTGCCGCAGTGCCTTCGGGGTGCTCGGCGCCAATATCCCGGCGATCATCCGCGGGCTGATGGCGGTCGCCTGGTACGGCATCCAGACGTATCTGGCCTCGGCGGCGCTGATCGTGGTGGCGATCAAACTGTGGCCGGGCCTGGCGCCGTACGCGAAGGTCGGCGACTACGGATTCCTCGGGCTGTCGCTGCTGGGCTGGGGCGCCTACCTGCTGCTGTGGGTGATCCAGGCGTGCGTGTTCTGGCGCGGTATGGAGGCGATCCGCCGCTTCGTCGACTTCTGCGGTCCCGCCGTCTATCTGGTGATGTTCGCGCTGTGCGGCTACCTGGTGTACAAGGCCGGCTGGGGTGCGGTGAACCTGAGCCTCGGCGATGTGAAATACCATGGCCTGGACGCGGTTCCGGTGATGCTCGGGGCAATCGCCCTGGTGGTCTCGTACTTCTGCGGCCCGATGCTGAATTTCGGTGACTTCGCCCGGTATTCGAAGTCGCTGAACGCGGTACGGCGCGGCAACCTGCTGGGCCTGCCGATCAACTTCCTGGCCTTCTCGATCATCGTCGTGATGACCGCCTCGCTGACCATCCCGGTGTACGGCAAGCTGATCACCGACCCGGTGGAAACGGTGGCGCGGATCGACTCCACCTTCGCGATCGTGCTGGGCGCCTTGACCTTCACGATCGCCACCATCGGGATCAACATCGTCGCGAACTTCATCTCGCCGGCCTTCGACTTCTCCAACGTCAGCCCGCAGCGGATCAGCTGGCGCGCGGGCGGCATGATCGCGGCGGCCGGTTCGGTGGTGATCACGCCGTGGAATCTCTACAACAACCCGGACGTGATCCACTACACCCTGGAGGTGCTGGGCGCCTTCATCGGCCCGCTGTTCGGCGTGCTGATCTGCGACTACTACCTGATCCGCAAGCGGCACATCGTGGTCGACGATCTGTTCACCATGTCGAGTGCCGGAAGTTATTGGTACCGCAAGGGTTACAACCCGGCGGCGGTCGCCGCCACCGTGATCGGCGCGGTCTTCGCGGTGTTCCCGGTGCTGTTCACCCATCTGACCGGGATGTACACCGCCGCCCAGTACAGCTGGTTCATCGGCTGCGGGGTCGCACTGGTGGTGTACCGGCTGGTCGCCCCGCGATTCGTGACACTGCCCGCCGGCGTCTGA
- the idi gene encoding isopentenyl-diphosphate Delta-isomerase, with protein sequence MTSNQAATPVDRETLPVELVDERGRPVGSCSVLAAHTAPGQLHRAFSVLLFDAAGRVLLQQRAAVKTRFPSRWSNACCGHPEPGEPVPVAAARRLDEELGVRTGLSEVGVHRYDALDPATGRIEREWDHVVVGRFAGAPPRPDPAEIGDWAWVAPDQLAAALAADPEKYTPWLGGVLGVALAADEAGPHRISSGAD encoded by the coding sequence GTGACGAGCAACCAGGCGGCGACACCGGTCGACCGGGAGACCCTCCCGGTCGAGCTGGTGGACGAGCGGGGCCGGCCCGTCGGGTCGTGCTCGGTCCTGGCGGCGCACACCGCGCCGGGACAGTTGCACCGGGCGTTCTCGGTGCTGCTGTTCGACGCCGCCGGGCGGGTGCTGCTGCAGCAGCGCGCCGCGGTCAAGACCCGCTTCCCGTCGCGCTGGTCGAATGCCTGTTGCGGCCATCCCGAGCCCGGTGAACCGGTGCCGGTCGCCGCGGCGCGGCGGCTGGACGAGGAGCTCGGCGTCCGCACCGGCCTGAGCGAGGTCGGGGTGCACCGCTACGACGCCCTCGATCCGGCGACCGGCCGGATCGAGCGGGAGTGGGACCATGTCGTGGTCGGCCGGTTCGCCGGCGCGCCACCGCGACCGGATCCGGCGGAGATCGGCGACTGGGCCTGGGTGGCGCCCGACCAGCTCGCCGCGGCGCTCGCGGCGGATCCGGAGAAGTACACGCCGTGGCTGGGCGGGGTGCTCGGGGTGGCGCTCGCGGCCGACGAGGCCGGGCCGCACCGGATTTCGTCCGGCGCCGACTGA